A stretch of the Carcharodon carcharias isolate sCarCar2 chromosome 28, sCarCar2.pri, whole genome shotgun sequence genome encodes the following:
- the LOC121270825 gene encoding progestin and adipoQ receptor family member 3-like isoform X1, whose product MEYCYSSSEQDLKTYLGCQNKMTQNILKSLHRVELGGYNYWPLFSQIGIRLYSYEEIPTFLKGNPYITDGYRAYLPSSLCIRSLFVLSNESVNIWSHLLGFFLFFVMGLHDTCFLLPSSNSTRDDYIVFIIFGFCFQFCMLCSAGYHLFCCHHSEKTSQQWLALDYAGVSVGMLGCYVPGVFYAFYCAEQYWRQVYLITVLAMIFVMFLTQIHPHYASQHCHKLRILLFCFIAAYGLIPTVHWIFQNGGIGEPVVKVFAPRVGVMYLLASLAFLFYYSKVPERYFPGGYLNYFGCSHQWWHFLVVLMFYWWHQTAVHIMHYRHEQPCLKITE is encoded by the exons ATGGAGTATTGTTATTCCAGCAGTGAGCAAGACCTCAAAACCT ATTTAGGTTGTCAGAACAAGATGACTCAGAATATCCTAAAGAGTTTACATCGTGTGGAACTTGGTGGATATAATTACTGGCCGCTCTTTTCGCAAATTGGAATTCGCCTTTACAGCTATGAGGAAATCCCGACCTTTTTAAAGGGAAACCCTTATATCACTGATGGATACAGGGCCTACTTACCCTCAAGTCTGTGCATCAGAAG CCTCTTTGTTTTGTCCAACGAGAGTGTGAATATATGGAGCCACTTGCTGGGGTTTTTCCTGTTCTTCGTCATGGGTCTACATGATACTTGCTTCCTGTTACCATCGTCGAACAGCACCAGGGATGATTACATCGTTTTCATTATTTTTGGCTTTTGTTTTCAG TTCTGCATGCTCTGCTCAGCAGGCTACCATCTCTTCTGCTGCCATCACTCTGAGAAAACCAGTCAGCAGTGGCTCGCCCTAGACTACGCTGGCGTCTCAGTGGGAATGCTGGGATGTTACGTCCCAGGAGTCTTTTATGCCTTTTATTGTGCCGAG CAGTATTGGAGACAAGTGTACCTTATAACCGTGCTGGCCATGATTTTTGTGATGTTTCTCACACAAATCCATCCGCATTATGCCTCCCAGCATTGCCACAAGCTTCGCATTCTCCTCTTCTGTTTTATTGCTGCCTATGGATTAATCCCCACAGTTCACTGGATATTTCAGAATGGAGGTATTGGGGAACCGGTTGTTAAG GTGTTTGCACCCAGAGTAGGTGTGATGTATCTACTAGCAAGTTTGGCATTTTTGTTTTACTACAGTAAAGTACCTGAGAGGTACTTTCCag GTGGATACTTGAATTACTTTGGCTGTAGCCACCAGTGGTGGCATTTCTTGGTAGTTTTAATGTTCTATTGGTGGCATCAGACTGCAGTTCACATAATGCATTATAGACATGAACAGCCATGTCTAAAAATAACAGAatag
- the LOC121270825 gene encoding progestin and adipoQ receptor family member 3-like isoform X2 — MEYCYSSSEQDLKTYLGCQNKMTQNILKSLHRVELGGYNYWPLFSQIGIRLYSYEEIPTFLKGNPYITDGYRAYLPSSLCIRSLFVLSNESVNIWSHLLGFFLFFVMGLHDTCFLLPSSNSTRDDYIVFIIFGFCFQFCMLCSAGYHLFCCHHSEKTSQQWLALDYAGVSVGMLGCYVPGVFYAFYCAEYWRQVYLITVLAMIFVMFLTQIHPHYASQHCHKLRILLFCFIAAYGLIPTVHWIFQNGGIGEPVVKVFAPRVGVMYLLASLAFLFYYSKVPERYFPGGYLNYFGCSHQWWHFLVVLMFYWWHQTAVHIMHYRHEQPCLKITE; from the exons ATGGAGTATTGTTATTCCAGCAGTGAGCAAGACCTCAAAACCT ATTTAGGTTGTCAGAACAAGATGACTCAGAATATCCTAAAGAGTTTACATCGTGTGGAACTTGGTGGATATAATTACTGGCCGCTCTTTTCGCAAATTGGAATTCGCCTTTACAGCTATGAGGAAATCCCGACCTTTTTAAAGGGAAACCCTTATATCACTGATGGATACAGGGCCTACTTACCCTCAAGTCTGTGCATCAGAAG CCTCTTTGTTTTGTCCAACGAGAGTGTGAATATATGGAGCCACTTGCTGGGGTTTTTCCTGTTCTTCGTCATGGGTCTACATGATACTTGCTTCCTGTTACCATCGTCGAACAGCACCAGGGATGATTACATCGTTTTCATTATTTTTGGCTTTTGTTTTCAG TTCTGCATGCTCTGCTCAGCAGGCTACCATCTCTTCTGCTGCCATCACTCTGAGAAAACCAGTCAGCAGTGGCTCGCCCTAGACTACGCTGGCGTCTCAGTGGGAATGCTGGGATGTTACGTCCCAGGAGTCTTTTATGCCTTTTATTGTGCCGAG TATTGGAGACAAGTGTACCTTATAACCGTGCTGGCCATGATTTTTGTGATGTTTCTCACACAAATCCATCCGCATTATGCCTCCCAGCATTGCCACAAGCTTCGCATTCTCCTCTTCTGTTTTATTGCTGCCTATGGATTAATCCCCACAGTTCACTGGATATTTCAGAATGGAGGTATTGGGGAACCGGTTGTTAAG GTGTTTGCACCCAGAGTAGGTGTGATGTATCTACTAGCAAGTTTGGCATTTTTGTTTTACTACAGTAAAGTACCTGAGAGGTACTTTCCag GTGGATACTTGAATTACTTTGGCTGTAGCCACCAGTGGTGGCATTTCTTGGTAGTTTTAATGTTCTATTGGTGGCATCAGACTGCAGTTCACATAATGCATTATAGACATGAACAGCCATGTCTAAAAATAACAGAatag